A region from the Agrococcus sp. SL85 genome encodes:
- a CDS encoding amidohydrolase family protein: MLGVHLEGPFLAPARRGAHDPGALAHPSPAAIEALLEAGEGVLRMVTLAPELPGALDAVDRLVAAGVVVAVGHTEADLAAAADAFDRGASVLTHACNAMPGLGHREPGPVGAAIAREHVVLEAIADGVHVHPVVLRTLFAAAPGRVALVSDAMAATGLGDGAHRLGALDVEVRGGVPLVAGTTTLAGSTLTLDRAIEVVVGAGVALDDAVAAATSVPAGVLGVPLPAVAPGLPIAEVVPVG, encoded by the coding sequence GTGCTCGGCGTGCACCTGGAGGGGCCCTTCCTCGCCCCCGCCCGGCGAGGCGCGCACGACCCCGGCGCGCTCGCGCACCCCTCCCCCGCCGCGATCGAGGCGCTGCTGGAGGCGGGCGAGGGCGTCCTGCGCATGGTGACGCTCGCGCCCGAGCTGCCGGGCGCGCTCGACGCGGTCGACCGGCTCGTCGCCGCGGGGGTCGTGGTGGCCGTCGGCCACACCGAGGCCGACCTGGCCGCCGCCGCCGACGCGTTCGACCGCGGCGCGAGCGTGCTCACCCACGCGTGCAACGCGATGCCGGGCCTCGGCCACCGCGAGCCCGGTCCCGTCGGCGCCGCGATCGCACGCGAGCACGTGGTGCTCGAGGCGATCGCCGACGGCGTGCACGTGCATCCGGTCGTGCTGCGCACGCTGTTCGCGGCGGCGCCGGGCCGGGTGGCGCTCGTGAGCGACGCGATGGCCGCGACGGGCCTCGGCGACGGCGCGCACCGCCTCGGCGCGCTCGACGTGGAGGTGCGGGGCGGCGTGCCGCTCGTGGCCGGCACCACGACGCTCGCGGGCTCCACCCTCACCCTCGATCGCGCGATCGAGGTCGTGGTCGGCGCGGGCGTCGCGCTCGACGACGCCGTCGCGGCGGCGACGAGCGTGCCCGCGGGCGTGCTCGGGGTGCCGCTGCCGGCCGTCGCCCCGGGGCTGCCGATCGCCGAGGTCGTGCCAGTCGGCTGA